The following is a genomic window from Collimonas fungivorans Ter331.
GCAATTCATCCTCGCCAACCCGCAGCTCAAGGTCGACCTGGTCTGCAACGACCGCCTGGTCGACATCATTGAAGAAGGTTTCGACGTCGCGCTGCGCCTGACGCGCGCCCTGCCCGACTCGACCCTGGTCGCCAAACGCCTGGCGTCCTGCGGAATCCTGCTGGCGGCGGCGCCGTACTACCTGAAACGGCATGGCGTGCCGCAGCAGCCGGCCGACCTGGCGCAGCACAATTGCCTGACTTATACGCTGGCGCAAAAACCGAATGAATTCCTGTTCCAGGCCGCCGACGGCAGCGAACATGCCGTGAGCGTGCGCGGCAACCTGCAGGCTAATACCGGCATTGCTTTACGCTCCGCAGCCCTGGCCGGGCTGGGCATCGCCGCCACCAGTTCTTTCATCGTGCACGAGGATTTGCGGCGCGGCGACCTGCTGCAGGTCTTGCCCGAGTTCACGCTGAAACCGCGTGACCTGTATGCGATTTACCCGCAAAACCGGCATTTGTCGCCCAAGGTCAGGGCGTTTGTCGATTTTGCGGCAGACTGGTATCGCCGCCCGCGCTGGGAATGAATTCCTGGCGTTTGCTTACAGATGCAGATGGAAGTGGCCGCCGCCGAACAGGCCAATCAGGCCGATCGCGATCAGGTAGAAGGCGACGATATAGTTCAAGAGTTTCGGCATGACCAGGATCAGGACGCCGGCAAGCAGGGAAACCACGGGTACTAGCGACAGATGAATATTCATGAGCAATCTTTTTATGATGGAAAATGGCCGGGACGACCCGCTCCATGGCAGCAGCCGATCTCGCAGCCGGACCGTGGATTTTACAAGATGAGCGCCATCATACGATGATTTTCCAGGCCGAATTCACTGTTCGCATCGAACCGCAGGGATGGACGTTTGCGGCGTCCGATGCCGTGCCCTTGCTGCAAGCCGCGCGCAACGCCGCCATCGGTTTGCCGAGTTCATGCAGGAACGGCACATGCCGCACCTGCATGTGCCGTTTGCTGAGCGGACAAATACGTTACCAGATCGAATGGCCGGGCTTGAGCAGCGATGAAAAGAAGGACGGTTACATCCTGCCTTGCATCGCCTATCCGCAATCGGACCTGGTGATCGAAGAGCCCCGCGCCACTGCCCTGCCGCTGCCAGTTTTAGGCTAAGCGCGCCGCCACCGCCCGGTGCTGCTGCGTCAACCCGCCAAAGCCGTAAGCCGCGGCGCGCACATCGTGGACATGGACATAACTTTCGTGATGCAGTTCGCCCAGCAATGCGCCGATTTCCTTGAAGACGGCGTCGATATACGCCGCCTTTTCGTCGGCGGTATTGGTTTCGTCGGTGATGCGGATATCGAGGAAGAAACTGGTTTTTCGTTGCGCCGCCAGGGACGGGCCGCCGACAAACCAGTGCGCCGGATCGACGTGTGAAATCGCGATCGAAGTCAGCTCCGGTTTCTTGTGCAGGATCGCTGCGGTCAGGCGCGACAATGTGCTGGCGACCTTGGCGGAAACCACGGTGTCGGGCGTGGTGGATAGCAGTACGGTAAGGATAGGCATGATGTCAGCTCCATGTTTAGTTTAGTTAAGCAACTCAGATAGCGAGTCCTAGAATTTCACTGGTGGTACGGATTTCTGCGACTGCGTCGGACAGGCCGGTCAGCACCGCCTTGTGCAGGTCCTTGTGACTGCTCACGCTACCGTCCCAGCTTTCGATGTCGCGGGTGGCGCTGGCGTCGCTGGCGATGATGACCTGATAGCCATGGGCGACGCCGTCGAAAGCGGAAGCCGCCACGCAATTGTTGGTCATCAGGCCGCTGATGATCAGCTTCTTGACGCCGCGCGCCTGCAATTGCTGCTGCAGGTCCGTGCCGGCAAAAGAGCTCGGAAAAGTCTTGCGGATGGTGGAATGATGCGCAGCGCGCCGCACCTCCGGATGGATTTCCGCCATCGCCGTGTTTTGCGTAAACAGCGGCCGCTCGGCGGAACCCCACTGCTGGATATGGAATACCGGCATGCCATGCTTGTCGGCCAGCGCAATCAGGCGATTGGCGTTGCGCACCACCGCCAGGCCGTCAGGGATCGGCAGCTTGCCGGTGAAATATTCGTTCTGGATATCGATCACCAGCAACGCGGTCGATTGCGGCGCCAGGCTGACGCTGGGAGCGGCGCCGACGATGGTGCGGATGGTCGGGTTGCCATCTGGTCTGGCAGTCGAGGTGGTCATGTGAACTCCTGGTGGTGATCTGGAGTACACAGGTTAAGCCAGCGGCTTGGTATGGAACAGCAGGCTGGGAACACATTATTTGTGCTGGAACAGCACAAATGCCTGAAATTCCCCACTTTGCGCGGAAACATGAAGAAGACCAAATTCGGACTATAATCAGTCATTCGGTCGTAACAACAGCTTCCAGCGAAAGGAGATCGATAATGAAATTCTCGACTCAAGTCAAACCAATCAGTTATCTCAAAAGCCATGCGGCCGAGATCGTCAAGGACATCACCGAAAGCCGCGAGCCCATGCTGATCACCCAGAATGGCGAAGCCAAACTTGTCGTGATGGATGTAAGGTCATATGAAGAACACGAAGAAACCCTGTCCTTGCTGAAAATCCTGGCGCTGGGCAACCGCGAAATTGAACAGGGACAGCTTCATGCCGCCGCTGACATATTTGCGGAACTGGACAAAGAAGACGCGCAATGAGCTTTCAAGTCGTTTTCCTGAATTCGGCAAAGCTGGATTTACAGGAGCTGAAAGCTTACATCACAAAGAATTTTGGCCGGGAAACGTGGCAGGCCAGTTACGGTAAACTGCAAGAAGCCGTGCATGGCCTTGAGGATTTCCCTCTCAAAGGCAAAGTTCCTGAAGAAATTCAAAGCCTGAATCTCACGCAATACCGGCAGGTCATCTCTGGCATGAACCGAATCATTTATGAAATCCGCCAGCAGACCGTCTTTATCCACATCGTTTGCGATACCCGCAAGGACATGAGATCGCTGCTGACCAAGCGCTTGCTGAGGATCTAACTCGGCCTAGTCCGCCAGCGGCAACGGACTGGACGGCTTGATCTCCTCCAGGCACACCATGGACCGCACGCCCGCCACCCCCGGCACCTGCATCAGGCGGTCGGTCAGGAACGCCGACAGCGACTTCAGGTCGCTCGCCGCCACCTTCAGCAAATAATCGAAATCGCCCGAAATCGTGTAGCACTCCAGGATTTCGGGAAACAGCCGGATCGCCTTTTCCAGCTTGCGCACCTGCTTGAACTGTTCGCGCGCGATGTTCAGGTTGACGAAGGCCACCACGCCGAGCCCGATGGCGGCCGGCTCCACCTGCGCCGCATAACCGCGGATGATGCCGTCCTTCTCCAGCCGCTGCACGCGCCGGTAGCACTGCGGCGGCGACAGGTTGACCTGTTCGGACAGCTCCACGTTCGAAGCGCGGCCGTTGGCTTGCAGGGTACGCAGCAAAATGCGGTCGTAGCGGTCGAGTTTTTCCATCTAAGTCTCCTTTTATGCATGATTCGTGCACATTATCGTTAATTCATGAGTAATTATGCACAAATATTTCCAGTGCTTGTGATTATCATGTAGCCAGATGCAGTACACCTATAAAACAGCATTTTGCAGCTACCTCTAAGCACCGCAGCCGGCGCCCGCTAACCGACCAGATGTGATTGACGCTTGCGTCGATCCATACGCTAGGTTCTTAGAAGTGGCCTCACCAGGAGCCGATCATGAAGAACCATGCAATAACTCTCGAAGACCGATACTGCGCGCACAACTATGAACCGCTGCCGGTAGTGCTCAGCAGCGGCAAAGGCATTTGGCTGTGGGACCAGGACGGCAAGCGCTACATGGACATGATGTCGGCCTACTCCGCCGTCAGTTTCGGCCACAGCCACCCGGCTCTGGTGGCGGCCTTGAGCAAGCAGGCCAGCCAGTTGGCGGTGGTTTCGCGGGCGTTTTACAGCGACCAGCTGGGACCATTCCTGCAGCTGCTGTGTGAAATGACCGGCATGCCCAAGGCGCTGCCGATGAACAGCGGCGCCGAAGCAGTCGAAACCGCGATCAAGGCAGCCCGCAAATGGGGCCACAAGGTGAAAGGCATCGCCGACCAGACAGCTGAAATCATCGTCTGCCGCGGCAATTTCGCCGGCCGCACCACGACCATCGTCGGTTTTTCGTCGGAAGATCAGTACCGCGACGGTTTCGGGCCGTTTTCCGGCGGTTTCGTGAGCGTGCCGTTCGGCGACGCCGCCGCGCTGGAAGCCGCCATTACACCGCGCACCGCCGCTTTCCTGGTGGAGCCGATCCAGGGCGAAGCCGGCATCATCGTGCCGCCCGAAGGCTACCTGGCGAAATGCCGCGAAATCTGCGACCGCCACAATGTGCTGCTGATCTGCGACGAAGTGCAGACCGGACTGGGCCGCACCGGCCGCCTGCTGGCCAGCGACCACGACGGCATCAAGCCGGACGGCCTGATCCTCGGCAAAGCGCTGGGCGGCGGCTTGCTGCCGGTGTCGGCGTTCCTGGCGCGGGAAGACCTGATGGCGGTATTTACGCCCGGCGACCACGGCAGCACCTTCGGCGGCAACCCGCTGTCGGCTGCCGTCGGCCATGCCGCATTGCGCCTGCTGCGCGAGGAAAAGCTAGCAGACAATGCACAGCGCATGGGTGAGCGCTTACTGACCGGGCTCCGTGCGATACCCCACCCGGCCATTCGCCAGGTCCGCGGCAAGGGCTTGCTGATCGGCATGGATCTCGACCCGAGCTTCATTTCCGCGCGCGAATTCTGCGAACGCCTGATGCAGCAAGGGATCTTGTCGAAAGACACGCATGACACGGTAGTGCGCTTTGCGCCGCCGCTGATCATTACCGCCAACGATATCGACGCTGCCCTGGAAGCGATCAAACACACGTTTTCGTCTTTACTCACACCCCCGGCTCACCTGACCGAAAGGAGCTACGCATGACCAACCACCTGCTGGACCATACCGCGGACGACACATTCCTCATGTGTGCTCCGGACCACTTTGAAGTGTCTTACGTCATTAATCCGTGGATGGCTGGCAATATCGCGCATGGCAACCGGAGTCTCGCCATGCAGCAATGGCTGGCGCTGGTGGAAGCCATCGGACAAGTAGCCAAGATCAAGATGATGCCGGCCATGCCGGGCGTGCCTGACCTGGTGTTTACCGCCAATGCCGGCGTGGTGCTGGGCAACAAGGTGGTGCTGTCGCGCTTCCGCCATGTCGAGCGGCAAGCCGAAGAAGTCTACTTCGAGGCAGCGTTTACCGCCCATGGCTTCGAAGTCCTGACCTTGCCGCCGGAACTGCCTTTCGAAGGCGCCGGCGACGCCTTGATGGACCGCAGCGAAAACCTGCTGTGGTTCGGCCATGGCCACCGTTCCGATATCGCCTGCGCAACCCGGCTGTCGGAACTGCTGGAGATTGAAGTGCAGCCGCTGAAACTGGTCGACGCCCGCTTCTATCACCTGGATACCTGCTTCTGTCCGCTGGCCGGCGGTTATGTCATGTATTTCCCGGAAGCCTTCGACGCTGTCTCGCAAGCGCATATTGCGGCGCGCGTGCCGGCCGACAAGCGAATCATCGTCGACAGTGAAGACGCCCTGCATTTTGCTTGCAACACTGTCAACTCCGGCAGCCATATTTTCCTGAACCAGGCGTCCGACGCCCTGGTCGCACAGCTGCAAGCGCACGGTTTCACCGTGCACCAGACCGCGCTGACCGAGTTCCTGAAAGCAGGCGGCGCAGCGAAGTGCCTCACCCTGAAGCTCAACGAACCGCAGCAAACGGTCGCCACCCGGGTCAGCCAGCAAGCCGCCTGACAAGCGCAAGCCCTTGATTTAACGTATAATTTCTGGCATTGCCATTGCAAAAAACCCGGCGCTATCGGCGACCGGGTTTTTTGCGTCCTTATTGACCAGAGCATGACCAGAGTACGCTAATGACGCCAACCGCTTCAACTTCGACCGTGTCCACCGAAACCCGCTTGCGCGAGTTGCTGGCGCAACGCATCCTGATCCTGGATGGCGCCATGGGCACCATGATCCAGCAATACAAGCTGACGGAAGAAGACTATCGCGGCGGCCCCAAGGGCCGTTTCATCGACTTCACCGGCCCCGGCCGCGAGCTGTTCGTCAAAGGCAACAACGAACTGCTGTCGCTGACCCAGCCGCACATCATCAGCGCCATCCACGAAGAATACCTGGCAGCCGGCGCCGATCTGATCGAAAGCAATACCTTCGGCGCCACCACCGTGGCGCAGGACGATTACCACATGGCGCACCTGGCGTACGAGATGAACGTCGCCTCGGCCCGGCTGGCGCGCGCCGCCTGCGACAAATACTCGACGCCGGACAAGCCGCGCTTCGTCGCCGGCGCACTCGGCCCGACGCCGAAAACCGCATCGATCTCGCCGGACGTCAATGACCCGGCGGCGCGCAACGTCACCTTCGACCAGCTGGTCGCCTCCTACCTGGAGCAAACCCGCGGCCTGGTGGAAGGCGGCGCCGACGTACTGCTGGTGGAAACCATTTTCGATACGCTCAATTGCAAGGCAGCGCTGTTCGCCATCGATACCTTCTTTGAAGAATCGGGCCTGCGCTTGCCGATCATGATTTCCGGCACCGTCACCGATGCTTCCGGTCGCATTCTGTCGGGCCAGACCGTGCCGGCCTTCTGGAATTCGATCCGCCACGCCAAGCCGCTGACTGTCGGCCTCAACTGCGCACTGGGCGCGGCGCTGATGCGTCCCTATGCGGAAGAACTGTCGAAGATCGCCGACACTTTCGTCTGCATCTACCCGAACGCCGGCCTGCCCAATCCAATGAGCGATACCGGTTTCGATGAAACCCCGGATGTGACCTCCTCGCTGCTGAAGGATTTCGCCGAAAGCGGCTTCGTCAACATCGCCGGCGGCTGCTGCGGCACCACGCCGCCGCATATCAAGGCGATTGCCGATACCGTGGCCAGGATCCCGCCGCGCGCCGTGCCGGAAACCACGCATGAAATGCGCCTGTCCGGGCTGGAACCGTTCACCATCGACGACAGCTCGCTGTTCGTCAACGTCGGCGAGCGCACCAACGTCACCGGCTCCAAAGCGTTCGCGCGGCTGATCCTCAACGAACAATACGACGAAGCGCTGGCAGTGGCGCGCCAACAAGTGGAGAACGGCGCACAGGTCATCGATATCAACATGGATGAGGCGATGCTCGATTCCATGGCGGCGATGCAGCGCTTCCTCAACCTGATCGCCTCCGAACCGGACATCGCGCGGGTGCCTATCATGATCGACTCGTCCAAATGGACAGTGATCGAAGCCGGCCTGAAATGCGTGCAGGGCAAGGCGATCGTCAACTCGATTTCGATGAAGGAAGGCGAGCCGGAATTCCTGCGCCAGGCCAAGCTGTGCCGCCGCTACGGCGCCGCCGTGATCGTGATGGCCTTCGATGAAAAGGGCCAAGCCGACACCTTCGAACGCAAGATCGAAATCTGCGAGCGCGCTTACAGATTGCTGGTGGACCAGATCGGCTTTCCGCCGGAAGACATCATTTTCGACCCGAACATTTTCGCGATCGCGACCGGCATCGAAGAGCACAACAACTACGCAGTCGACTTCATCAACGCCACCCGCTGGATACGCGAGAACCTGCCGCATGCCAAGATCAGCGGCGGCGTCTCCAATGTCAGCTTCAGCTTCCGCGGCAACGATCCGGCGCGCGAAGCGATCCACACGGTATTCCTGTACCACGCCATCAAGGCCGGCATGACCATGGGCATCGTCAATGCCGGCATGATGGGCGTCTACGACAACCTGCCGGCCGAATTGCGCGAACGGGTCGAGGACGTGGTGCTGAACCGCCGCGAAGATGCTACCGAACGCATGATCGAAATCGCCTCGACCCTGAAGGCCGGCGACAAGAAGGAAGAAGCGACGCTGGAATGGCGCAGCGGCACCGTGCAGCAGCGGCTGGCGCATGCGCTGGTACAAGGCATCACGCAGTGGATCGTCGAAGACACGGAAGAAGCACGCCAGGAATTGCTGAACAACGGCGGCCGGCCGATCCATGTGATCGAAGGGCCGCTGATGGACGGCATGAACATCGTCGGCGACCTGTTCGGCCAGGGCAAGATGTTCCTGCCGCAGGTAGTCAAGTCGGCGCGCGTGATGAAACAAGCGGTGGCGCACCTGATTCCCTATATCGAGGAAGAAAAGCGGCTGCACGAAGAACTGACCGGCATTGCCGCCAAACCCAAGGGCAAGATCGTCATCGCCACGGTCAAGGGCGATGTGCACGACATCGGCAAGAACATCGTCTCGGTGGTCCTGCAATGCAATAACTTTGAAGTAGTCAACATGGGCGTGATGGTGCCATGCTCGGAAATCCTGGCGATGGCCAAGGCCGAGAACGCCGATATCATCGGCCTCAGCGGCCTGATCACGCCGTCGCTGGAAGAAATGGCGCACGTCGCCAAGGAAATGCAGCGCGATCCGTACTTCCGCAGCGTCAAGATGCCGTTGCTGATCGGCGGCGCCACCACCAGCCGCGCCCATACCGCGGTGAAAATTGCACCGAACTACGAAGGACCGGTGGTCTACGTGCCTGATGCATCGCGCTCGGTTTCGGTGGCGCAGTCGTTGCTCACGCCAGAGCAGCGCGACCAGTACATCGATGAAATCGCGGTGGATTACGAACGCATACGCGAACAGCACGCCAACAAGAAGGCGGTGCCTTTGCTGACCCTGGCGGCGGCGCGCGAGAACCGCACCCGCCTGCAGTTTGCACCGGTCAAGCCGAAGTTCATCGGCCGCCGCGTCTTCAAGAACGTCGACCTCGGCACGCTCGCGCGCTACATCGATTGGGGCCCGTTCTTCCAGACCTGGGACTTGGCAGGCCCGTATCCGGCCATCCTCAAGGATGAAGTGGTGGGCGAAGCAGCCAGCAAGGTATTCGAAGAAGGCCAGGCGCTGCTGAAGAAGCTGATCGACGGCCGCTGGCTGATCGCCAACGGCGTCATCGCGCTGATGCCGGCCAACACGGTGAATGACGACGATATCGAAATCTATACCGACCACACACGCGAAAAAGTCGCATTCACCTATTACGGCTTGCGCCAGCAAACCGTGAAACCGGTAATCGACGGCGTTCCCCGGCCCAACCAGTGCCTGTCCGATTTCATTGCGCCGAAATCGTCCGGCATCGCCGACTATATCGGCCTGTTCGCCGTCACCAGCGGCATCGGCATCGAGAAATACGAAAAGCGCTTCGAGGATGCGCACGACGATTATTCCTCGATCATGCTGAAATCGCTGGCCGACCGCCTGGCGGAAGCCTTCGCCGAATACATGCACGAGCGGGTGCGCAAGGACCTGTGGGGTTATGTGCCCGATGAAAGCTTGTCCAACGAAGCCTTGATCAAGGAAAGCTATAGCGGCATCCGCCCGGCTCCCGGTTATCCGGCCTGCCCGGAACACACGGTCAAGGCCGACATGTTCCAGCTCTTGCAGTGCGAGGAGATCGGCATGCAGCTCACCGAATCGTTCGCCATGTTCCCGGGCGCGGCGGTGTCGGGCTTTTATTTTGCCCATCCAGAATCGAAGTATTTTGTAGTCGGCAAGATCGGCGACGACCAGGTCAGCGACATGGCGGCGCGGCGCGGCGCCGGCAAGGACGACGTCGAACGCTGGCTGGCGCCCAACCTGTAAAGGAAACCGGCATGCGCCACAGCCTGCAGCTGAAGCAGCAATTACAACAGACGATACAGGCTGAAATCTCCGCCCGCACGCAACAGCACCAGGCGCAGATCGCCGCGCTGAAAAGCCCGGCGCCAAACCGGATGACTAGCCTGGCGGCGCGCGGCGCCAGGCCGCTGGTGCTGCTGGCCCATGGCGATTCCTGGTTTGACTATCCGCTGGACGGCAATGCGCTGTCGCTGCACGGCACCGATGTCATCGCGCAGTTGCAAACCACCGGCGCCATGCCTCCTTCGATCCTGAACGTTTCCCACAACGGCGATTCAAGCTCCGACGAAATGGCGCTGCCCAAGCAGCAGCGTTTGATCACCGCACTGCGGGACAGCAATAACTGGATCAACGACAAACCTGACGCCATCCTGTTTTCCGGCGGCGGCAACGACATCGCCGGCGACAAGTTCTGCATCCTGCTTGATTATGCCGACAGCGCCAGCGGCGGTCTCAACCTGGTGCGCTTCGCCAAGCTGCTGGAAATGGTTGAAGCCTCTTACCTCGACCTGTTTGCGTTTCGCGACAGGTATGCGCCGGGCGTGCCGGTTTTCGGCCACTGCTATGACTTTGCCATTCCCAATGGTTCCCATCCGCTATGCGCCGGGCCGTGGCTGCTGCCGTCGCTGGCTTACTGCGGCTGGACTGCAAGCGACGGCATCCCGATCGTGCGCCAGGCGCTGGAGGGCCTGGCGGCAAGGTTGCGCAAACTGGCCGCGGTTCCCGCCAACAATTTCGTCCTGGTTGAAACCCAGGGCACGCTTGCCGCCGCCGACTGGGCCAATGAGTTGCACCCCTACCCGGCCGGATTCCGGAAGATGTCCAGTCCTAAAATAGGTTGACAGGTTTTATTGCAACAGAGACGCCCGATGCACCGCATTGGGCGTTTTGTATTTCAAGGCCGTATGCGGCCGTTCCTGGTTGTAGATGCTAACCGATTGCGCCACCATCTTGGTGGCTTGTTGCAGGTCTGCAGGGCGGTTGAGCAGGAATTCCCCTTTAAGAATACCGTTGATCCGCTCGGCCAAGGCATTTTGGTAACAGTCATATCCATCAGTCATCGAACAAACCAATCCATGCCGGCGATGGATCTCTTGGTAATACGTCGAGCAATACTGGATACCTCGATCAGAGTGATGAATCACCGGCGTGTCGCTGCGGCGTGTGCGCAGGGCCATTTTGAGTGCTTCGCTCACTTCCTCCGTCTGCAAGCTGCCATGCACATGGTAGCCGACGATCTTGCGCGAGTAGGCATCCGTGACCAGACTTAGGTAGACGAACTTCCCTCTCGTGGGCAGGTAGGTGATGTCTGCAACCCACACCTGCTCCGGCCCGGTAGGGACGACCTGATCTGGCCCAGCCTTAAGTAGATTAGGATGGCGTCGGAAGCGGTGATGACTGTTGGTGGTCTTGTGGTAAGCCCGCTCGGGCTGCACCAGCAGACGCGCCTGTCTTAGGATCTGGAACAACTGGTCTCGCCCGACCTTCATTTGGGCCCGAGCAAAGTGGGCACTCAGCAGGCTGTGCAGCTTGCGCGTACCGATGCGCGGCTGGCGAAGCCGGATCGGCTGCACCAACGCCACTACCGCTTGGGCCTGGTGCTCAAGGTCCCGTTCTCGTTGGCTACGTTTGTAATAAGCCTGGCGGCTGATACCCATGTGGCGGCAAGCCCTCTCTATGCTCAGTCCTTCGACTTGACCACTAGAGATAGCTTGCCCGAAGACTTTTTTACAGTTACCCCGTGTTCATCGCGCATGATGTTGATCACCGTCTCGAACAGGGCCGATTTCTGCTTTTCTTGCTTGAGTTGTCGCTCCAGCTCCTTGATGCGTTGTTCTGGCGTTAATGGCTTGGTCGGTTTGTTTGGCATCGTCGCTCTCCGCTTGCTTTGGCCCCTTGGCTCAGTCCAATCCTGCAGGCCATGTTTACGACACCATACCAAAACTGTCGAGCGTCCTTGAATTCCGTACCGATTTTGCGCCTGTTTGTACGTCATCTCGCCTTTTTCCACCTGCTCGACAACGCTCAATTTAAAAGCCAGGCTGTAATCCCGTTGACTACGCCGTATCGCTTGCTCCATCTGACACTCCTTCTCTTCATCGAAAAAGTGTCAACCTAATTCAGGACGGGTCACACCAATGAAAAAAGCCCCGCTGCAAGCGAGGCTTTTCAGTCCGGCGGCAAGCCTCGGCCTGCGTTGCCGTCAGTCGCCGCCCAGGTGGATGAACTTGAACAGGAAGATCGCGGCAATCACCCAGACCATCACCGGCACTTGCTTCGCGCGGCCAGTGAACAGTTTCAGCGCCGCATACGAGATGAAGCCGAAGGCAATCCCGTTGGCTATCGAATAGGTGAACGGGATCATCAGCACGGTGATCACGGCCGGCACGCTTTCGGTGCTGTCTTCCCAGTTCAGGTGCACCAGTTCGCGCAGCATCAGGCCGGCGACATAGAACAGCGCCGGCGCGGTAGCGTAGGCCGGCACGGCGCCGGCCAGCGGTGAAATGAACAGGCAGGCCAGGAACAGGATGCCGACCGCCAGCGAAGTCAGGCCGGTACGGCCGCCAGCCTGGACGCCGGCTGCGCTTTCAACATAGGCGGTGGTGCTGGATGTACCCAGCAGGGTGCCGGCCACAATCGCCGTGCTGTCCGCCAGCAACGCCTTGTTAAGACGCGCCATCTTGCCATTGACCAGCAGGCCGGCGCGGTTCGCCACTCCCATCATGGTGCCGGTGGCGTCGAACATTTCGACCAGGAAAAACACCAGTACGATATTCAGGATGCCCATTGACAGCGCGCCCATGATGTCGAGCTTGAACAGGGTCGGCTCGATCGACGGCGGCATTGCAACCACGCCGGTGAAGGTATTGCCGCCGACCAGGAAGCTCAGCACGGTCACGGTCAGGATGCCGATCAGGATCGCGCCCTTGACCTTCAGGTGGTCCAGCACCACGATCAGCAGGAAACCGATGATCGACAGGATCACCGGGATCTGGTGCAGGTCGCCGATCTGCACGAAGGTAGCCGGATTGGCGACCACCAGGCCCGAACTCTTGAGCGCGATGAAACCGAGGAACAGGCCGATGCCGGAAGTAATCGCAATCCGTATCGTGGGCGGAATGCCGTTGACGATCATGCCGCGTATCCCTACCAGGCTGACGACGATGAACAGGCAACCGGAAATGAAGACTGCCCCCAGTGCTACTTCCCAGGACACGCCCATGCCTTTCACCACCGCATAGGCAAAGTAGGCGTTAAGGCCCATGCCGGGCGCCAGCGCGATCGGATAGTTGGCGTACAGGGCCATGATCAGGGTGCCGATGGCGGCCGCCACGCAGGTTGCAACGAAGACAGCGCCTTTCGGCATGCCAGCGTCGCCCAGGATGGCAGGGTTGACGAAGATGATGTAAGCCATCGTCAGGAAAGTGGTGAGCCCGGCGATCAGTTCGGTGCGGATATCCGTGCCGTTTTCCTTGAGTTTGAAGAAATTCTCGAGCAGTTGCATTGTTGTGTCTCCGTGATTATTGTTGTTTTTGGTTTTCTGGCTGCCGCGTCGCTCCGTTTGGAACGGAGTTCTGGCAAAGTAATGTGTTACAGAATGGGGTCACAAGTATGCTCCAGGCTAAATATCAATTATTCCAGCGAGATGATAACCGCTCCCGCTGCCGCATTGATAGCCCTGCATTTGCCCCAGCCAAAGATTTTCTCATTCTTGAAAACCGGAAAAATCGTCAAATATATTTCCAAAAGGAAATATTCGATTCGTCATGGCTGTATTTGCCAAATGGAATTACATATCCATTCTCTATTCCATTTTCGAGATACCTGACATCAGCCGTTTCGCTATATGG
Proteins encoded in this region:
- a CDS encoding IS3 family transposase (programmed frameshift); the encoded protein is MEQAIRRSQRDYSLAFKLSVVEQVEKGEMTYKQAQNRYGIQGRSTVLVWCRKHGLQDWTEPRGQSKRRATMPNKPTKPLTPEQRIKELERQLKQEKQKSALFETVINIMRDEHGVTVKKSSGAISSGQVEGLSIERACRHMGISRQAYYKRSQRERDLEHQAQAVVALVQPIRLRQPRIGTRKLHSLLSAHFARAQMKVGRDQLFQILRQARLLVQPERAYHKTTNSHHRFRRHPNLLKAGPDQVVPTGPEQVWVADITYLPTRGKFVYLSLVTDAYSRKIVGYHVHGSLQTEEVSEALKMALRTRRSDTPVIHHSDRGIQYCSTYYQEIHRRHGLVCSMTDGYDCYQNALAERINGILKGEFLLNRPADLQQATKMVAQSVSIYNQERPHTALKYKTPNAVHRASLLQ
- a CDS encoding SGNH/GDSL hydrolase family protein; this encodes MRHSLQLKQQLQQTIQAEISARTQQHQAQIAALKSPAPNRMTSLAARGARPLVLLAHGDSWFDYPLDGNALSLHGTDVIAQLQTTGAMPPSILNVSHNGDSSSDEMALPKQQRLITALRDSNNWINDKPDAILFSGGGNDIAGDKFCILLDYADSASGGLNLVRFAKLLEMVEASYLDLFAFRDRYAPGVPVFGHCYDFAIPNGSHPLCAGPWLLPSLAYCGWTASDGIPIVRQALEGLAARLRKLAAVPANNFVLVETQGTLAAADWANELHPYPAGFRKMSSPKIG
- a CDS encoding dimethylarginine dimethylaminohydrolase family protein, whose protein sequence is MTNHLLDHTADDTFLMCAPDHFEVSYVINPWMAGNIAHGNRSLAMQQWLALVEAIGQVAKIKMMPAMPGVPDLVFTANAGVVLGNKVVLSRFRHVERQAEEVYFEAAFTAHGFEVLTLPPELPFEGAGDALMDRSENLLWFGHGHRSDIACATRLSELLEIEVQPLKLVDARFYHLDTCFCPLAGGYVMYFPEAFDAVSQAHIAARVPADKRIIVDSEDALHFACNTVNSGSHIFLNQASDALVAQLQAHGFTVHQTALTEFLKAGGAAKCLTLKLNEPQQTVATRVSQQAA
- the metH gene encoding methionine synthase; translated protein: MTPTASTSTVSTETRLRELLAQRILILDGAMGTMIQQYKLTEEDYRGGPKGRFIDFTGPGRELFVKGNNELLSLTQPHIISAIHEEYLAAGADLIESNTFGATTVAQDDYHMAHLAYEMNVASARLARAACDKYSTPDKPRFVAGALGPTPKTASISPDVNDPAARNVTFDQLVASYLEQTRGLVEGGADVLLVETIFDTLNCKAALFAIDTFFEESGLRLPIMISGTVTDASGRILSGQTVPAFWNSIRHAKPLTVGLNCALGAALMRPYAEELSKIADTFVCIYPNAGLPNPMSDTGFDETPDVTSSLLKDFAESGFVNIAGGCCGTTPPHIKAIADTVARIPPRAVPETTHEMRLSGLEPFTIDDSSLFVNVGERTNVTGSKAFARLILNEQYDEALAVARQQVENGAQVIDINMDEAMLDSMAAMQRFLNLIASEPDIARVPIMIDSSKWTVIEAGLKCVQGKAIVNSISMKEGEPEFLRQAKLCRRYGAAVIVMAFDEKGQADTFERKIEICERAYRLLVDQIGFPPEDIIFDPNIFAIATGIEEHNNYAVDFINATRWIRENLPHAKISGGVSNVSFSFRGNDPAREAIHTVFLYHAIKAGMTMGIVNAGMMGVYDNLPAELRERVEDVVLNRREDATERMIEIASTLKAGDKKEEATLEWRSGTVQQRLAHALVQGITQWIVEDTEEARQELLNNGGRPIHVIEGPLMDGMNIVGDLFGQGKMFLPQVVKSARVMKQAVAHLIPYIEEEKRLHEELTGIAAKPKGKIVIATVKGDVHDIGKNIVSVVLQCNNFEVVNMGVMVPCSEILAMAKAENADIIGLSGLITPSLEEMAHVAKEMQRDPYFRSVKMPLLIGGATTSRAHTAVKIAPNYEGPVVYVPDASRSVSVAQSLLTPEQRDQYIDEIAVDYERIREQHANKKAVPLLTLAAARENRTRLQFAPVKPKFIGRRVFKNVDLGTLARYIDWGPFFQTWDLAGPYPAILKDEVVGEAASKVFEEGQALLKKLIDGRWLIANGVIALMPANTVNDDDIEIYTDHTREKVAFTYYGLRQQTVKPVIDGVPRPNQCLSDFIAPKSSGIADYIGLFAVTSGIGIEKYEKRFEDAHDDYSSIMLKSLADRLAEAFAEYMHERVRKDLWGYVPDESLSNEALIKESYSGIRPAPGYPACPEHTVKADMFQLLQCEEIGMQLTESFAMFPGAAVSGFYFAHPESKYFVVGKIGDDQVSDMAARRGAGKDDVERWLAPNL